One window from the genome of Lachancea thermotolerans CBS 6340 chromosome B complete sequence encodes:
- the CYR1 gene encoding adenylate cyclase (similar to uniprot|P08678 Saccharomyces cerevisiae YJL005W CYR1 Adenylate cyclase required for cAMP production and cAMP-dependent protein kinase signaling involved in cell cycle control and glucose and nitrogen repression of sporulation): MSEQTRRRANSLEAEKSFQVPEDAAEAGASGGLHGRPHFRKQYSVGGFGPTFSGGASGASGGIAGAGSASAQGHGARGRAAKALGKGRYKGFHNPVALHSPDDPIPPYAHPIKPRIPGLNRTISGNSLFSSSQAARDPQQLQHQQQQQQRKGSRAGSLFKRLTGMKMTNASASEPSDQESAAANPTAGPAGIRRKMSTLIHGGSGAGSGQAQDAGHVSGSDLNSKTSKSGFLNTPSSTNSRRGSAASIITSPSGNNSPKISHISNSNVNNALSATSASASANDSGNQVSDSSESPGRNALNRSTSYFLLDTDLNNLSDITNISDKKPKEKAKLPPKSRSQTPVAKVQPQDIGKAPLVDTETSAPHEAAHSKVQWIAPESWDIDEEVGKPLPGKKNKRRVHRHHTSNTTSKIDRERAGGATKKPGRPKQKENTPKLGSLKEVTDQEHNHLSTTAQEDTKESSGSAASISSAASRSQEFSEAASSTSDYEDDYGDESHWRAGSLDSLQTYDSDQAKNDEAFDRVGYELDKYYNDFSDIDPTRRYAIRVFNTDETFTTLSLTPNTTVQEMIPQLKRKFNIGQGNYQVSLKVAKILKVLRPTARPILIQRKLLLLNGYQKGDPLHILGIEDLSYVFNFIFHPVATSHLSYEEEQRLTRGDFIHVDLRSMNLTTPPIIFYQYTPNIESLDVSNNANIFLPLDFIESASKLSSLRMVNIRASRFPPNITEAHVLVSLDLERNFIERIPPSISNLSELTILNLQCNELDRLPTGFTELKNLRLLDISSNNFAQYPEVINHCTNLLQVDLSYNKIQTLPDSINRLTKLAKMNLSNNKLTNIGSLSGMVNLRTLNLKDNRITSLKLENSNLQNLSISNNRISVFDDKLPKLKSLEIHENPITSISYDGEYLVNIVTLSLNKAKLASLPPELLCKLPRLEKLELNGNNLTQIPPEISKLTKLVYLSAARNKLESISEDITELRNLKTLDIHSNNLSNLVKGLGKMELINFNVSSNLLGNTMDIQEVFLNRRDSVLAKSLRFLSMADNNLGDQFWTLFNMYENLKTLNLSYNNLSDLSNFKLENLTELYLSGNKFITLQGDTVLRWKSLKVLMLNGNNLLSLPSELSQLTQLNVLDVGSNQLKYNISNYHYDWNWNNNKNLKYLNFSGNKRFEIKSTAALDSESKADLSDLTILKELRILGLMDVTLKTSKVPDEGVNMRLRTTASVLNGMKYGVADTLGLKDSVTSRDVTFERFRGKEDECLVCLFDGKNENVSTGHNISKIIRDIYHKILIRQLEKYGDTAEGIKNALRFSFLQLNKEINSTLNSVDNEATSEDFSSADLLSGSSATVLYMKGKRLYTANIGDTMAILSKNNGDVVPLTKLHVPSKREEYERIRISGGYVNNYKLDGVSDVSRAVGFFDLLPHIHASPDLSEFNLTTTDDLVIIATAKLWDYLDYQTACDICRENKVEPMLAAEKLKDYAISFGCAANMTILCISLDKSSSNQNNFMLNKNDLISRRSTFEDSTLRRLQPEISPPTGNLAMVFTDIKNSTFLWESFPNAMRSAIKTHNDIMRRNLRIFGGYEVKTEGDAFMVAFPTPISALVWCMSVQLKLLEAEWPEEITSIQGGCLITDNEDRKIYLGLSVRMGIHWGCPVPELDVVTQRMDYLGPVVNKASRVSGIADGGQITLSSDFCSEFNKILGLHERVVKENAPLKEVYGEEFVGEIMEREVHLLESIGWEFRELGEKKLKGLETKEFITIAYPKALEARHGFTTRDAETSLVDEETLFQLRAVSTKLESLVSVLNGVMLEKKEYSEAGSYVNLDKKQISAVSHSTTEGDRIALLDHIITRLESIVATLQIRQRVEGALEPPKIGDAGGERSIFEIVDQLLLETGRLTDSRK, from the coding sequence ATGAGCGAGCAAACCCGTCGACGTGCCAATTCGCTAGAGGCGGAGAAGAGCTTCCAAGTGCCGGAGGACGCGGCCGAGGCAGGCGCCAGCGGGGGTTTACACGGTAGACCACATTTCCGGAAACAGTATTCAGTTGGGGGCTTTGGTCCAACGTTTAGCGGCGGCGCGAGCGGCGCGAGCGGCGGAATTGCGGGCGCTGGGAGCGCCAGCGCACAGGGACAtggcgcgcgcgggcgcgctgCCAAGGCGCTGGGCAAGGGTCGCTATAAAGGTTTCCACAACCCAGTAGCACTACACTCGCCAGACGACCCGATTCCGCCCTATGCGCACCCGATCAAGCCCCGTATCCCAGGGCTGAATCGCACTATAAGCGGCAACTCGCTTTTCTCTTCGTCGCAGGCAGCACGGGACCCACAACAGCTGcagcaccaacagcagcagcagcaacgGAAAGGTTCTCGTGCCGGGTCGTTGTTCAAGCGGCTGACAGGTATGAAGATGACTAACGCAAGTGCCTCGGAGCCTTCGGATCAGGAGTCCGCCGCAGCGAATCCCACGGCAGGTCCTGCGGGTATTCGGCGTAAAATGAGTACACTTATTCACGGGGGGAGCGGTGCGGGGTCCGGCCAGGCCCAAGACGCTGGCCACGTCTCAGGCTCCGACCTCAACAGCAAAACGAGTAAAAGTGGTTTTTTGAATACCCCGTCATCCACGAACAGTAGGCGCGGGTCGGCTGCTAGCATCATAACATCCCCGAGCGGCAACAATTCACCAAAGATCAGCCATATCAGTAATAGTAATGTCAATAACGCACTCAGTGCCACAAGCGCTAGCGCTAGCGCAAATGACAGCGGCAACCAGGTTTCTGACTCCTCCGAGAGTCCGGGCCGCAATGCCCTTAACAGAAGCACTAGCTACTTTCTGCTGGACACAGACTTGAACAATCTTTCTGATATCACGAATATTTCAGACAAAAAGcctaaagaaaaagccaagcTTCCCCCCAAATCCAGGTCTCAGACCCCAGTAGCAAAAGTTCAACCTCAGGATATTGGAAAGGCGCCCCTGGTTGATACTGAAACGAGTGCGCCCCACGAGGCAGCGCACTCAAAGGTCCAATGGATCGCCCCCGAGAGTTGGGACatagatgaagaagttggaaagCCACTGCCgggcaaaaaaaacaagcggAGAGTTCACCGCCATCACACAAGCAACacgacttcaaaaatcgaCCGAGAGAGAGCTGGCGGTGCCACCAAAAAGCCTGGCCGACCTAAGCAAAAGGAAAACACTCCAAAACTTGGATCGCTGAAAGAGGTTACTGACCAAGAGCACAATCACTTGAGTACTACTGCCCAAGAAGATACTAAAGAATCTTCAGGGTCGGCAGCTAGCATAAGCAGTGCTGCAAGTAGATCTCAAGAGTTTAGTGAGGCCGCATCTTCGACTAGTGACTATGAAGACGATTACGGTGATGAAAGTCATTGGCGCGCAGGTTCTTTAGACTCTTTGCAGACATACGATTCAGATCAAGCTAAGAACGATGAAGCATTCGATAGAGTGGGTTATGAGCTTGACAAGTACTACAACGACTTTAGCGACATAGATCCCACGAGACGATACGCAATCAGAGTTTTCAACACCGATGAAACCTTCACTACCCTATCACTGACGCCTAATACCACCGTACAGGAGATGATACCTCAGTTAAAGCGTAAATTTAACATTGGCCAGGGCAACTACCAAGTCTCCCTAAAAGttgccaaaattttgaaagtccTTAGACCGACTGCGCGTCCGATTCTCATCCAACGGAAGCTTTTACTACTCAACGGTTATCAGAAAGGAGACCCTCTGCACATTTTAGGTATTGAGGACTTGAGCTAtgtcttcaatttcattttCCACCCTGTTGCCACTTCTCATTTGAGCTACGAGGAGGAACAGAGACTAACCAGAGGAGATTTCATTCATGTTGATTTACGAAGTATGAATCTGACAACCCCACCAATCATATTTTACCAGTATACTCCTAATATTGAGAGCCTTGATGTTTCAAACAACGCAAACATCTTTCTGCCTCTTGATTTTATTGAAAGTGCTTCGAAGCTGTCAAGTTTAAGAATGGTCAATATCAGGGCTTCAAGATTTCCCCCCAACATCACAGAAGCTCATGTTCTAGTTTCGCTTGACTTGGAGAGGAATTTCATTGAGCGAATCCCGCCTTCAATATCCAACCTTAGTGAGCTCACTATCCTGAACTTACAGTGCAATGAATTAGATAGGCTTCCTACAGGATTCACTGAACTAAAAAACTTGCGACTACTAGATATTTCCTCGAACAACTTCGCACAATATCCCGAGGTCATAAACCATTGCACTAATTTACTTCAAGTCGACCTCTCATACAATAAAATTCAAACCTTGCCTGATTCCATCAACCGGTTGACTAAACTAGCAAAAATGAACTTGTCGAACAACAAACTCACGAATATCGGGAGCTTATCTGGAATGGTTAACTTGCGAACCTTAAATTTGAAGGACAACCGTATCACATCTCTTAAGTTAGAGAATTCTAATTTGCAGAACCTATCCATCTCGAATAACCGTATTAGCGTCTTTGATGACAAGTTGCCCAAACTTAAATCATTGGAAATTCATGAGAACCCTATTACTTCAATTTCTTATGACGGGGAATATCTCGTTAACATAGTGACGCTTTCGCTCAACAAGGCAAAACTTGCCAGTCTGCCTCCAGAATTGTTATGCAAGCTACCTCGtttggaaaaacttgagctgAATGGAAACAACTTGACCCAGATTCCTCCAGAAATCAGTAAGTTGACAAAGTTGGTCTACCTTTCAGCAGCGCGAAacaagcttgaaagcatATCAGAAGATATAACAGAGCTCAGGAATCTGAAGACTCTTGATATTCATTCCAATAACCTCAGTAATCTGGTAAAAGGGCTAGGCAAAATGGAACTGATCAATTTCAACGTCTCTTCGAACTTGTTGGGCAATACCATGGATATTCAAGAagtcttcttgaacagaCGTGACTCCGTGTTGGCGAAAAGTTTAAGGTTTCTGAGTATGGCGGATAATAACCTAGGAGATCAATTTTGGACGCTTTTCAACATGTATGAGAATCTGAAAACCTTGAATCTTTCATATAATAATCTCAGTGACCTCTCCAATTTCAAGCTAGAAAACTTGACTGAACTTTATCTGTCTGGAAACAAATTTATTACATTGCAGGGTGATACTGTTCTTAGGTGGAAGTCCCTAAAAGTGCTTATGTTAAATGGCAACAACCTGCTTTCTCTGCCATCTGAATTATCTCAACTCACCCAGCTTAACGTACTGGATGTCGGTTCAAATCAGCTCAAGTACAACATCTCGAACTATCACTACGATTGGAACTGGAACAATAATAAAAATCTGAAGTATCTTAACTTCTCGGGCAACAAAAGGTTTGAAATCAAGTCTACAGCCGCACTAGATTCTGAGTCCAAAGCTGACTTGTCTGATTTGACAATATTGAAGGAGCTAAGAATTTTGGGGTTGATGGATGTCACCTTGAAAACGTCAAAGGTTCCTGACGAGGGGGTCAATATGCGTCTTAGAACAACAGCATCTGTATTGAATGGTATGAAATATGGTGTGGCAGACACATTGGGACTTAAAGATTCGGTAACATCCAGGGATGTTACATTCGAGAGATTTAGGGGCAAAGAGGACGAGTGTTTGGTCTGTCTTTTCGACGGGAAAAATGAAAATGTCAGTACCGGGCATAACATATCCAAAATCATTAGGGACATATACCACAAAATCTTGATTCGCCAACTGGAGAAGTACGGAGATACCGCCGAGGGAATCAAGAATGCTCTGcgtttcagtttcttgcAGTTGAACAAAGAGATTAACAGCACACTAAATTCAGTTGACAATGAGGCAACTAGTGAGGATTTTTCGTCCGCAGACCTACTGAGTGGCTCTTCAGCTACTGTGTTGTATATGAAGGGTAAAAGGCTATACACTGCAAACATTGGAGATACGATGGCCATTTTGTCCAAGAACAATGGTGACGTTGTGCCACTCACGAAGCTCCACGTTCCATCAAAACGAGAGGAGTATGAAAGAATACGTATATCCGGTGGTTATGTGAACAATTACAAACTTGACGGCGTATCTGACGTTTCAAGAGCAGTTGGGTTTTTCGACTTACTACCTCACATTCATGCATCGCCCGACTTGTCGGAGTTTAATTTAACTACCACCGATGACTTAGTGATTATCGCGACTGCCAAGCTGTGGGACTATCTAGATTACCAGACGGCCTGTGACATTTGCAGAGAAAATAAGGTTGAGCCCATGTTAGCAGCagaaaagctgaaagaCTACGCAATATCATTTGGGTGTGCAGCAAATATGACTATTTTATGCATATCTCTGGATAAATCCTCATCAAATCAAAATAACTTTATGCTGAACAAAAACGATCTAATTTCTCGGAGAAGCACCTTTGAAGATTCAACATTAAGAAGGCTACAACCAGAAATTTCTCCTCCTACTGGTAACCTAGCCATGGTCTTCACGGatatcaaaaactccaCTTTTCTTTGGGAATCGTTTCCTAACGCAATGAGGAGTGCGATAAAGACTCATAACGACATCATGAGACGCAACCTCCGCATTTTCGGAGGCTATGAGGTAAAAACTGAAGGTGATGCTTTTATGGTAGCATTTCCAACCCCCATCAGCGCCCTTGTTTGGTGTATGAGTGTTCAGCTGAAGCTGCTAGAGGCAGAGTGGCCAGAAGAAATCACTTCTATTCAAGGTGGTTGTTTGATAACCGACAATGAGGATCGCAAAATATACCTGGGTTTGAGTGTTAGGATGGGAATCCATTGGGGCTGCCCAGTGCCAGaacttgatgttgtcaCGCAACGTATGGATTATTTAGGACCTGTGGTGAACAAAGCATCAAGGGTTTCAGGAATCGCTGACGGTGGCCAAATCACTCTCAGCAGTGACTTTTGCTCTGAGTTCAATAAAATACTGGGTCTTCACGAGCGTGTGGTCAAAGAGAACGCGCCGCTGAAGGAGGTTTATGGGGAAGAGTTTGTTGGTGAAATCATGGAAAGGGAGGTTCATCTTTTAGAAAGCATCGGATGGGAGTTCCGAGAGCTTGGAGAGAAAAAGTTAAAGGGACTAGAGACCAAAGAATTCATCACCATAGCATATCCAAAGGCACTAGAAGCTCGCCACGGTTTTACTACAAGGGACGCCGAGACTAGtcttgttgatgaggaaACTCTGTTCCAATTAAGAGCTGTTTCTACCAAGTTGGAAAGCCTTGTGTCTGTCCTGAATGGTGTtatgcttgaaaagaaggagtATAGCGAAGCTGGCAGCTATGTGAACTTAGACAAAAAGCAAATTTCCGCCGTTTCACATTCAACCACAGAAGGAGACCGCATAGCTTTGTTAGACCACATTATAACAAGGTTGGAGTCTATTGTAGCAACCCTACAGATACGGCAGAGGGTTGAGGGGGCCCTCGAGCCACCAAAGATAGGAGATGCAGGCGGGGAAAGATCAATTTTCGAGATCGTGGACCAGCTCCTCCTGGAGACAGGACGTCTGACGGATAGTAGAAAGTAG
- the SYS1 gene encoding Sys1p (similar to uniprot|P41544 Saccharomyces cerevisiae YJL004C SYS1 Multicopy suppressor of ypt6 null mutation), whose protein sequence is MVTIRRYLRIPQELRPTQIFRQDSLSPIKIALQIILLQLFYYCTAYILFYGWARLGGYDVSITKWLFTWEFIDFSNSLGIVLSLLWLLDSLICVLFLTVIVGRSKLAWDFGITIHAVNLLVVWINTGRWPSLSWFVVQLLSSAILVFLGTWTTRWSELRDTFFDGLVSSQPNPEGQVEMKDLEAQKPI, encoded by the coding sequence ATGGTCACGATCAGGCGCTACCTGAGGATTCCCCAAGAGCTGAGGCCTACTCAGATATTCAGACAAGACTCCCTTTCGCCCATCAAGATAGCATTGCAGATTATTctgctccagctcttttATTACTGCACCGCCTACATATTATTTTATGGATGGGCAAGGCTGGGTGGCTATGATGTCTCGATAACAAAATGGCTCTTTACATGGGAATTCATTGATTTCTCAAATTCGCTCGGCATCGTGTTGTCACTTCTTTGGCTACTTGATTCACTGATATGCGTTCTCTTCCTGACGGTAATTGTTGGTAGGAGCAAACTGGCATGGGATTTTGGCATTACTATTCATGCAGTCAACTTGCTTGTGGTGTGGATCAACACGGGCAGATGGCCGTCACTCTCTTGGTTTGTGGTTCAACTCTTGTCCTCAGCGATTTTAGTGTTTCTTGGAACATGGACCACCAGGTGGAGCGAACTGAGAGacactttttttgatgGGTTAGTAAGTTCGCAGCCTAACCCAGAGGGCCAAGTTGAAATGAAAGATTTGGAAGCCCAGAAACCTATATAA
- the DRS1 gene encoding putative ATP-dependent RNA helicase (similar to uniprot|P32892 Saccharomyces cerevisiae YLL008W DRS1 Nucleolar DEAD-box protein required for ribosome assembly and function including synthesis of 60S ribosomal subunits), producing MDKQKFKDFEDFVPTISDSENEVPDLDGSEDETLHPETSTKTKSKKKKANNSNPNEDIHEDLNPSFRFDLDGAEVSSGFEGWNFDGDKKLETNPDVDLDGIIRRKGGLIQMAGTGDSESDGSEKESESEGELALDGFGMGADEKSSKCQSATHEGDATDSEGDESGVDEDSGVESDKQTEGQEALMTAGNGSVSDIEDDSEEAKAEFYALEEESTEAKKTVHTNFNSLSLSRPVLKGLGALNYVKPSPIQSATIPIALLGKDIIAGAVTGSGKTAAYMIPIIERLLYKPAQIASTRVIVLTPTRELAIQVSDVGAKLAKFVNGISFGLAVGGLNLRQQEQTLRSRPDIVIATPGRLIDHIRNSASFNVDSVEILVIDEADRMLEEGFQDELNEIMSLIPSKRQTLLFSATMNSKINQLISLSLKKPVKIMIDPPRQAAAKLTQEFVRVRKRDELKPALLFHLIRKLDDLSQKRVVVFVARKEVAHKLRIILGLLGMKVAELHGSLSQEQRLQAVNGFKSLQVPVLICTDLASRGLDIPKIEFVINYDMPKTYDIYLHRVGRTARAGREGRSISFVGESSQDRNVVKNAIKSAEENKKQDTVVGRMVDWAKVEEINKLTTNKDDVIAEILEEEKQEKEILRAEMEVRKGENMLKHKDEISARPRRTWFQTEGEKKNSKVIQALSKGKKTVNSKKRKRIEATEDRSRSYKKTQKDRGSDQQRTYAKQKAKKEMKKKKQARK from the coding sequence ATGGATAagcaaaagttcaaagattttgagGATTTTGTTCCTACTATAAGCGATAGCGAAAATGAGGTTCCGGACCTAGACGGATCGGAGGATGAAACTCTGCATCCCGAGACTAGCACCAAAACCaaatcaaaaaagaagaaggccaacaATAGCAATCCTAATGAAGACATCCATGAAGATTTGAACCCTAGCTTTCGATTCGATCTGGATGGCGCGGAAGTTTCTTCTGGGTTTGAGGGCTGGAATTTCGATGGTGACAAGAAATTAGAAACAAATCCAGACGTTGATTTGGACGGAATCATTAGAAGGAAAGGTGGGCTGATTCAAATGGCTGGAACTGGGGACAGTGAAAGCGATGGCTCTGAGAAAGAGTCAGAAAGTGAGGGCGAGTTGGCTTTGGATGGCTTCGGTATGGGCGCTGACGAAAAGAGTTCGAAGTGCCAAAGTGCAACACATGAAGGGGATGCCACAGATTCTGAAGGCGATGAAAGCGGCGTAGACGAAGATAGTGGTGTTGAGTCCGACAAGCAAACTGAAGGGCAGGAGGCTCTGATGACTGCGGGAAATGGATCTGTAAGTGACATTGAAGACGattctgaagaagcaaagGCAGAATTTTATGCGctagaagaagaaagcaccgaggcaaagaaaacagtACACACAAACTTCAACTCCTTGTCACTGTCACgtccagttttgaaagggCTAGGGGCGCTGAACTATGTGAAGCCCTCGCCAATTCAAAGTGCTACTATTCCCATAGCTCTACTAGGAAAAGACATCATTGCTGGTGCTGTGACTGGTTCTGGTAAGACTGCAGCCTACATGATTCCCATTATCGAACGTCTTCTGTACAAACCTGCACAAATCGCTTCTACACGCGTTATTGTATTAACACCAACTCGTGAACTGGCTATTCAAGTATCTGACGTGGGCGCCAAACTTGCCAAGTTTGTCAACGGTATCAGTTTTGGCCTTGCTGTGGGTggcttgaacttgaggCAACAGGAACAAACATTGAGATCCAGGCCTGACATAGTCATTGCTACACCGGGTAGATTGATCGATCACATCCGGAATTCTGCGAGTTTTAACGTTGATTCTGTCGAGATTCTAGTTATTGATGAAGCTGATCGTATGCTCGAAGAGGGATTTCAAGATGAGCTGAATGAAATCATGTCATTGATCCCTAGCAAAAGACAAACATTGTTATTCTCTGCCACAATGAACTCAAAAATCAACCAACTTATATCTCTATCCCTGAAGAAACCAGTAAAGATCATGATCGATCCCCCTAGACAGGCAGCTGCAAAGCTTACCCAGGAATTTGTTCGTGTTCGTAAGAGAGATGAACTGAAACCTGCTTTACTCTTTCATCTCATTAGAAAGCTTGACGATTTGTCACAAAAAAGGGTTGTTGTGTTTGTTGCGAGAAAGGAAGTGGCGCATAAGCTTAGAATTATTCTGGGACTGCTGGGCATGAAAGTCGCAGAGCTTCATGGATCTTTATCTCAAGAACAGCGTTTGCAGGCTGTGAATGGGTTCAAGTCGCTCCAAGTCCCTGTCCTAATTTGCACGGATTTAGCATCCAGAGGTTTGgatattccaaaaattgaatttgttATAAATTATGATATGCCAAAGACATACGACATCTATCTTCACAGAGTGGGCCGTACTGCTAGAGCTGGTCGAGAGGGGCGTTCTATTTCATTTGTGGGAGAGTCATCACAAGACAGAAATGTAGTTAAAAATGCCATAAAATCCGCTgaagagaacaaaaaacagGATACGGTAGTGGGCAGAATGGTTGATTGGGCTAAAGTTGAAGAGATCAACAAACTGACCACTAACAAGGATGATGTCATAGCAGAGATTTTGGAGGAagaaaagcaagagaaagaaattcTGAGAGCAGAGATGGAAGTTCGTAAAGGCGAGAATATGCTGAAACATAAAGACGAAATCAGTGCTAGGCCAAGGAGGACGTGGTTTCAGACTGAGGGggaaaagaaaaactccAAAGTCATCCAAGCTTTGTCGAAGGGCAAGAAGACTGTGAATAGCAAGAAAAGGAAGAGAATCGAGGCCACTGAAGATCGCTCGCGTTCATACAAAAAGACTCAGAAAGATCGTGGCTCCGACCAACAGAGAACTTATGCGAAACAGAAGGCTAAGAAggagatgaagaagaaaaagcaagCCAGAAAGTAA
- the MEU1 gene encoding S-methyl-5-thioadenosine phosphorylase (highly similar to uniprot|Q07938 Saccharomyces cerevisiae YLR017W MEU1 Methylthioadenosine phosphorylase (MTAP) catalyzes the initial step in the methionine salvage pathway affects polyamine biosynthesis through regulation of ornithine decarboxylase (Spe1p) activity regulates ADH2 gene expression), with protein MVNASELPKTFNGPIDLGIIGGTGLYQLDCLEAIAVLPPVKTPWGQTSSPITISKITGDSEEHFHVAFISRHGLHHQFSPSTVPFRANMAALKHLRCKAVLSFSAVGSLQQQIKPRDFVLPQQIIDRTKGVRDSSYFNDIGLVAHVGFGEPFSKSFAEYISKFHGILENPGVDEPCELHFDIDTTVVCMEGPQFSTRAESKMYRMLGGDVINMSVLPEAKLARECELPYQMVCMSTDYDAWRDEAEPVTVETVIGNLQNNGANANALASAIITDMANKMPEFMKTGDGLKGSIKMSISTKPAAMSKDALEKLKFLFPDYW; from the coding sequence ATGGTTAACGCTTCTGAGCTACCCAAGACTTTTAACGGCCCTATTGATCTCGGAATCATTGGCGGAACAGGCCTCTACCAGTTGGACTGCCTCGAGGCCATCGCAGTTCTACCTCCCGTGAAAACACCTTGGGGTcaaacttcttctccaaTCACCATTTCCAAAATCACTGGTGACTCTGAGGAGCATTTTCATGTCGCTTTCATTTCTAGACATGGTCTTCACCATCAATTCTCGCCTTCAACTGTCCCATTCCGGGCGAATATGGCTGCCTTAAAACACTTGCGTTGCAAGGCAGTTTTGTCATTTAGTGCTGTTGGGTCTTTGCAACAACAGATCAAGCCTCGCGACTTCGTATTACCCCAACAGATTATTGACAGAACAAAAGGCGTCCGCGATTCCTCCTACTTCAATGACATCGGCCTAGTGGCGCATGTTGGATTCGGCGAGccattttcaaagtcattTGCGGAGTATATTAGCAAGTTTCACGGTATTTTGGAGAACCCTGGTGTCGACGAGCCTTGCGAGCTTCACTTCGACATTGACACCACCGTCGTGTGCATGGAGGGCCCTCAGTTTTCAACTCGCGCTGAGTCAAAAATGTATCGTATGTTAGGCGGCGACGTTATTAACATGAGCGTTTTGCCTGAGGCCAAGTTGGCGCGCGAATGCGAGTTACCTTACCAGATGGTTTGCATGTCCACGGACTACGATGCTTGGAGAGATGAAGCGGAGCCTGTGACCGTTGAGACTGTTATTGGGAATCTTCAGAACAACGGTGCAAACGCAAACGCTTTGGCTTCGGCAATTATTACGGACATGGCCAACAAAATGCCTGAATTCATGAAAACAGGTGACGGATTAAAAGGCTCCATTAAAATGAGTATCTCGACCAAACCAGCTGCGATGTCCAAAGATGCCTTGGAAAAACTCAAGTTCCTGTTCCCTGACTACTGGTGA